GACTGTTTTTTGGGTTTTTTAGAATCCCGTAAAATTTGTAGTTGATTGCATTTTTGGTTTTTGAGACAGGGTAACAGAAATGCCTGCGAAGGTTATTTTATCGGATCATTTTACCAATGCAATATGATCCGCAAAGGCATCACCGACGATCCATTCGCCTAAAGGGGTATGATTATTCCCAACCGGGGTGGTATTTTGTGACCGTTATAATCCAAGACCGAATTATGTTATTGGGTAATGTGATCGATGAGAAAATGGTTTTGAATGATGCCGGACAAATGATACAAACCGTTTGGGATGAAATACCAAAATATTATCCCGGAATCAAAATAGACGTATCGCAAATTATGCCCAACCATTTTCATGGAATAATCCAAATCGTAGGGGCAGATCCCCGTATCTGCCCGTTAGGGCAATCACGGGGGATTGCAAAAGGGCAATCACGGGGGATTGCCCCAACGGAGGGGATTGCAAAAGGGCAATCACGGGGGATTGCCCCAACGGAGGGGATTGCCCCAACAAAAGGGTTATCGTTGCCAGACGTTGTACAACGATTTAAAACGTTAACCACCAAACGTTATATTGACGGGGTCAAACAAAATAATTGGCCGAGGTTTAATGGTAAATTATGGCAACGAAATTATTGGGAGCACATCATCCGTAATGAATTGGAATTAAACCGCATTCGAAGATATATAATCGAGAATCCAAAAAAATGGAATAGTGATCGGGATTATTCGGATTCTTAAATTGGGGCAATCACAGGGGATTGCCCCAACACAGGGGATTGCCCCAACACAGGGGATTGCCACAACAGAGGGGATTGCCCCAACAGAGGGGATTGCCACAACAGAGGGGATTGTCCCAACCGAAGGAATTGCCTCCACAGAGGCAGATTGCTTTATCTCTAAAGAAATTGAATGAAAAAATGAGGCCTTTTATGAAAAAGTACGGTATTTTACTGATCGTTTTGTTTTTTGCGGTTAGCAGCGTTCTGGCCCAACCGGGAGGAAAAGGGCATCGCGGAAAACGGCACAGACAGCAGCAATTTTCCTTGCAGCCACGCGGACAGTGGCAAACCTATCCTCAGGGAGTCTTGTTTTTCAACACATTTTCGACCAATTTTATCGGATTCGGTGGAAATTATTTTTTCCGTCCTTTTATGAAAAACAGGCGGTTTGGGGTGTCGATAATGATGATTCCCTATCCGGAAAAGAGCTTCCCCGATGTAACCATGTACTACGATCCGTACTACGGGGATTATCTCTACATGCAGAGTCCCTACCACCGAAGCCGCAGCCTTTTCTCGCTGTTTGGGTTGTACCGGCAGCGGCTTTTCTCGCAAAGATTTCGGAATGAATTTCAGCCTTACCTGATCGTCGGAGCGGGACCCCTGCTTGCCTACGAATCGATTCCCGGACGGGGATTTTTGCACAGCCAGACGCAAGTTACGCTTGCAGGGATGGCGGGTCTGGGCCTGACCTACAATCTCACGGGCTGGTTTCTTTCAGTTGAGCTGCACTATCTTTTGATTCATTTTAAACGACCCATTTATCAGAAAATGGTCATGGATTCCTGGTCGTTCCAGTTTGGCGTGGGTAAATATTTTCGGTAGGCCGTTTTGCAAGTCAGGCCGATGCGTCCAACATTGAACAAAAACAGGAGAATCAGCGTCTAAAAAGGTGTCTAGTTAAGAGGAGGACACGCTCTTGAAATCATTCAAATTTAGAAACATGATTCTCCTGGCCGGGCTTATTTTGGGCCTGACAGCTGCCGGTTTTGCGCAGAGCTGGTTTATTCCACAGCCGCCGCCGCACATTCCGCGTCCTGTTCATTTTGGATTTCCGGTTCTTGAAAAAGAGGCCATTCGCTTCTCCGTTCAGGATCAGGCCGGGAAAATAACGGTAGAACAGGTCTGGAAGAATCCCTCCACTGCCCCGATCGAAGGCAGGCTGATTTTCCCGCTTCCAGCCGGTGCCCGTGTCACCCATTTTGAAATGACGGTGAATGATACGGTAGTTACCGGAAAGTTATTCACCCGCGAAAAGGCCAGGCAAATTTACGAGGAAATTGTCCGTAACTTGCGAGACCCCGCCATTCTTGAATACCTGAATGACCACCTGTTCCAAACGCAAATCTTTCCCATTCCGGCTCATCAAAGCCGGCGGATATCACTTACGTATCAGGCCATTTTTCCGTCTGATCACAACCGTGTAACCCTGAAACTTCCTCTGTTCGTTCAGCGATTCCGTTGGCGCCGCAGCGAACGGATGCTCCCACAGAAAGACCTCGTTATCTCAGGAATTGTGCGTTCAAAAATTCCCCTGAAGACGATTTATTCACCCAATTCAGGTGTTGATATTTTTCAGGTTAGTGACCACGAGGTGAAGGTCAGTTTTGAGGGCCGTGTGTCCGATCAAAAGAGAAGTGACTTTCGTCTGGTGTACTCGCTTCAGAGCGACCCGGTCGGCCTCTCTGTGTTGACATTCAAGGAACCGGCTGCACCGGGGTATTTTTTGCTGCTGGCATCGCCGTCAATTGATCAAAATCGTAAACAATCCCTTCCGACGGATTTTGTTTTTCTTCTGGATCGATCGGGAAGCATGACGGGTGAAAAACTCGCCCAGGCCAAAAAGGCACTCAGATACTGTTTGAATCATTTAAAACCGGGTGATCGCTTTGGACTGGTGGCGTTCAGCTCAGACGTAACCCTTTTTAAAGAAAGCCTGCTGCCGGTTCCCAAATGGCGAAAAAAGGCCCTGAAATTTATTGACCAGTTGGAAGCGGCCGGCGGAACGAATCTGAATGCGGCTCTTTCGTCTCTAAAGAAATTTAAAAGCGATTCCACGCGCCCTCTGGAGGTCATTTTTCTGACGGATGGGAAACCGACCGTCGGTGTAACCGAGGAGGCCGACATACTGAAATCTTTCCGAAAGGACATTCCTCCCAATCTTCGCCTGTTTATATTCGGCGTGGGATTCGATGTGAACACGTTTTTGCTCAATCATCTTTCGCAGGAAGGACACGGAACGGTAGTTTATGTGGAACCGGAATCCAATCTTGAGGTCAAAATATCGAATTTTTTTGAAACGATCAAATCACCCGTACTCACGAATCTTTCGCTGGATTGGGGAGGACAGACCGTTCGCGAGGTTTTCCCAAAAAAGCTGCCGGATTTATTTCGGGGCGGGCAGTTGATTGTGGCCGGAAGGTACGAAAAAACCGGTGATTTTCGGGTAGAATTGAAGGGCGCTTTTCAGAATCGGGAAAAGGCTTTTGCGAAAATCGTCCGCTTTCCGGCTCAAACACGGGAAAACGATTTTGTCCCCGTTATCTGGGCATCCCGTAAAATTGGCTATTTATTGGATGAAATCCGGTGGCACGGCGAGAACGACGAACTCAAGAATGAAATTGTTCGCCTGAGCAAAAAATTTGGCATTGTAACGCCGTACACGTCGTATCTCATCCGGGAACCGGAGCGGCCTGTGGTTTTGCAGCCAACAACAGGGGGGCCGCCAACGCCGCCTCCGCCCCACTTCAATCGTTCGAAAAACGTCTTTTTGCAGGATTTTGCCAGTAAGGCCGCTGTGGAAAGCGGAGTCAGTTCCTTTTACATTAGTAAAGGAATTCAAAACCTGAAACAAAGCAGGGCCCTGCCCGCGGAGTCCAGAACGAACAGGGTGCGATTTGTGGCGGGACGCAGCTTTATTTTCAGGGACAGTCTCTTTGTGGAACAGCGCGTGG
This window of the Calditrichota bacterium genome carries:
- a CDS encoding transposase, whose protein sequence is MQYDPQRHHRRSIRLKGYDYSQPGWYFVTVIIQDRIMLLGNVIDEKMVLNDAGQMIQTVWDEIPKYYPGIKIDVSQIMPNHFHGIIQIVGADPRICPLGQSRGIAKGQSRGIAPTEGIAKGQSRGIAPTEGIAPTKGLSLPDVVQRFKTLTTKRYIDGVKQNNWPRFNGKLWQRNYWEHIIRNELELNRIRRYIIENPKKWNSDRDYSDS
- a CDS encoding VWA domain-containing protein, encoding MKSFKFRNMILLAGLILGLTAAGFAQSWFIPQPPPHIPRPVHFGFPVLEKEAIRFSVQDQAGKITVEQVWKNPSTAPIEGRLIFPLPAGARVTHFEMTVNDTVVTGKLFTREKARQIYEEIVRNLRDPAILEYLNDHLFQTQIFPIPAHQSRRISLTYQAIFPSDHNRVTLKLPLFVQRFRWRRSERMLPQKDLVISGIVRSKIPLKTIYSPNSGVDIFQVSDHEVKVSFEGRVSDQKRSDFRLVYSLQSDPVGLSVLTFKEPAAPGYFLLLASPSIDQNRKQSLPTDFVFLLDRSGSMTGEKLAQAKKALRYCLNHLKPGDRFGLVAFSSDVTLFKESLLPVPKWRKKALKFIDQLEAAGGTNLNAALSSLKKFKSDSTRPLEVIFLTDGKPTVGVTEEADILKSFRKDIPPNLRLFIFGVGFDVNTFLLNHLSQEGHGTVVYVEPESNLEVKISNFFETIKSPVLTNLSLDWGGQTVREVFPKKLPDLFRGGQLIVAGRYEKTGDFRVELKGAFQNREKAFAKIVRFPAQTRENDFVPVIWASRKIGYLLDEIRWHGENDELKNEIVRLSKKFGIVTPYTSYLIREPERPVVLQPTTGGPPTPPPPHFNRSKNVFLQDFASKAAVESGVSSFYISKGIQNLKQSRALPAESRTNRVRFVAGRSFIFRDSLFVEQRVESRPADVSVVFGSPAYFDLLTWHPELSEIFALGKAVKFEYGGIVFQISKNGTEKWSPDEAEKYRRLASGVD